From Aegilops tauschii subsp. strangulata cultivar AL8/78 chromosome 5, Aet v6.0, whole genome shotgun sequence:
ATTTTAGATTTTTTTAGGCGGAGCATTTGACCACTAATGTTTCTATCAACATGTAAGTAAATAATTATTAAAGTACATTTTATGAAACTAATTTTCAGAAGAATCTAATTATACGTTTTTTCTCCCAAAAAATCTATATATTATTTAGCTGGCAAAGATAGGGAATTTTGACTTTACGCTTCTAAGAATTCATTACTTTTGCATGTAGTACTATGCCATAGCTTGCCCGTGGGAGTGTTGGTAACTTGACAAATAAGCATCTTTTTACAGGCCTGGCTGTTCATGCATGCCGCATATAAAATGATCAATCGATCAATGCTCACGATCGGTAGAAAGTGACACGACAATGTTAGTTAAACTTAAGTCAAAAGTTGCACTGTACATGCACATAGGCATACGTACGTGCACACATATATGACAAGGGGGAACACAAAATCTAATTAAATATGTTGCTCAGCACGGTATGTTTCTCATGAACAGCAGGCCGGTCTGATTGCACAGGCTGTATTCCTCACACTTGTGTTATAATTTAGTTTTTTGCTGCCCGGTGACGGTAAGAGCATGCTACAGGGGAACAAACACCTTTGGTTCTCAGGTGTATATGCACCTGATATGAAAATATAATTTAGTAATTGCAAAGAAAGTTAAAAAGtcttaattttttttaaaacaatcTTGACTTTCATGGTATTCTACGTGGAAAAATATCAACACTATGTACAAGTTACTATTCACACTTTTTGTTCTCGAAAAATTGTTATTTTCACCCTAAATCGATGGGAGTTTTTCTTTAGCGGAATTTTTTATACAAGTACAACAGACGGTTAAGTttgtttctgaattttttcaaatttttacTTTTGTTACAATTActaaagtattatttttccatACCAGGTGCATATACACCCGATAGCCAAAGGGTATTTCCCTGCAACACGTCTCCAATATAGTATAGGAGGCACACCTCTGGTCTGCAGTTAATAAAAGAATATACTTAGCTGCCATCATACTTCGATTGTTGCCTGGGACTAAGGCTCTATTTGCGGTTACTGAAATGTGGCATGATGTGTTCAATTTATATTTTAGTGCAGAAAATTAGGTAGAAAAGTAGACAAAAGTGAGTTAAACAAACACTAAAATAGGGGGAATAAATTTCTGCTTGGACAACCAGAGTTATCATAATCCACCACAACTTTTTAGGGAAGTGGAAGTACAATCCAACAATTTGGGTTCAAGTCCTCATGTATGTAGGGGCCTCATCTATCATTTTCATTGTGGAAAAAAATGATACATGCAACTGAAAAGTTTGAttatttcttcaactttgcaactCTAGTTGTCAGATTTGGACCCCTAAGCACACAGATGCGTACTCATAATTAAACACATTTGACACCAAAAAGGGACAAACAAGAAAATGTATGAGTTTTTGAACAAAATTTGGGAAATTAACAATTTTGAAGAAAAAcataatactccctccgatccaaaataaGTATCGCAGCGTTGAACTAAGGTTAGTTGAACCTTAGTTCAAAACCGTGACACTTACTTTGGAGTGGAGAGATTAAATAATCTATTGGAGTCATGAAGAATAAAATATTTCAAGGAAAATTTACTAAACTCAAATAAATTCAAAGTTACTAAAATGATTTTAAATTTGTTAGTAACATACATGGAATATTCTACAATTATAGTTTTGTCATTTATCCCCCAAATCCTTTTCCCCtcacatttttataaaaacaaATAAAATTGCAGTTTTCTTAAAGGACTATATATTTTATAACTCTATTTATAACATGTCTAAATTTAACTTTTCCATAACTTTTGATAAATTATCCATGATTTCTACAATTTTGTCGAATTTGTTGATACAATTGACCTTCtctattttttttgtttctcaTATATATTTGACTAGGTTGTATTGTGTATAAAACGAGCGCCGCACCTGTGTAAAAACGGTTTCACATGGAGTGAGGACTAAATTTGCCCGGTATCAATAGTTTGGTGACCAAATAAATGGTGGATGTAATAGGCTACCCACAATGCTGCTTTTATTTTTTCCATGTTTTACCATAAAATCTTCTTGGTAAAACCCTACTCAACCATCTCTAGTGATAAATAGCACGTTGAGACTGTCCTGAGATGTATCTAAGGATGCTTCTACAGCGAGTTGTTCACTATGTACTCCAATTGCGTGAACATCGCTCCACTCTTCTTCCTCTTTTACCTAGACACTTCTCTTCCCTTCTTCCTCACGCCAACTCCTCCTTTTGTCACTTTTCCACCGACCCCGTTTCCTCATACTTTGACCAACACCTATGATGAGGCTAGGAGTCAGACCCCATACAGCCATGCCATCTAAGCCGTGGCGAGAGGGCGTAATTCCTCCTCCCGATTCCTCTTCATCTCTTTTACGGCAACATACGACCAGATTGGACGCGCGGGAACGTGCTCTCCCTAAGACTGAAGAGCGAACGTTCATTCACTAGATTCTCCCAAAAAAAACTGGAGGAGTGGTGAAAAGAAGCCGGTGAGTGGGAAAGGACAAGCTTACCAAGCCctactcctctctctctctctctctctctctctctctctcataagTGCCACCATGTCCCTGTCCCATTGTCGCTTTCCTCTCTCTAAATAAGGGGGACAAAGGCAGTAGTCCTTGCAGAGAGACGGATGGAGGGAGTGCCGTAATGTCCTGACCGCTGTTCTGTGGTGCAATAAGCTGCCCACAGTTGGCGCCAACAGTGTCCTGAGCTCAAAATAAATGCAGGTCGCTTATTTCGTCCTACACATCCGACCGGCCCACCTCACCCTCACCATACAAAGACTAGACTCATAGCCATCAGATCGCGTATCTCCTCATGTGGTTAGTCCATGAAAAGATTGCCTTGCACCTCAGCAGCGTATCCATCTCCCTGCCAAATTGTGCTCCATTGTCACCTATAGCTACCTGGATATAGCTCATGAATGAGAGATGCAGGGCAGTGTGAGTGTGTGTGTACAGCTCCTGCAAGCTGGCtgcatgtgtgtgtgtggctAAGCTAGGAGTAGCAAAGACTAGGCTGGTAATAGTATAAACAAGAAAAGATACAGCAGAGAGCACAAGACCACTATGGATATGGAGGAGCAGGCCAACGCCGCCGCCACTGCTGCGCGAGAAGGCGACCTCGCCGACGTCGTGGCCCGTGCCAACGCAATGGCCTACTCCACCGGAGCCCGTCGCCAAGCGCCACCACCTCCCCCTTCTGCGGCAGCTCGCGTCATGATCCCCTACGAGGAGGAGAGACAACGGCGGCCTGCGAACGTCgcctgcggcggcggcgaggttaCCTTTGAGGCCCCGCCGTCAACCGTTGTGGTCGACCCGTACCTTCTGGCGGCGGCTGGTGGATATGGGCTGCCACAGCAGCACCAGCACCAGCACCAGCAACTGCTCGCTTTCCAGATCTCTGAGCATGCGTGCTGCGCCGCCGCCGACAGCGACGACCCCATGAGGATCTCGCCACCACCACCACAACCGGCTCCTCATCATCAGATGATCACCAGGTTATTAACTCTTAATTAATTTTCCTTCGATCCATCCTAATTTCTTTCTTAGCTAAGAGACTTGATCTGGCCTATTCTTTGTTGCTTCAGTATTTTATTTGTCATTTGCCCTCTTCTACTAAAATTTCCCCTTCCCTTACAGTTTCATGAGTTCATGCATGTTCCTATGTAATTTTCTCTGGTTCTATTCTATCTAACCTTTAGTTATTTCTATGCATTTCCATTGGTACATTTCAGCATCATCTTTAATACTTCTTCATATCTGTGAAATTGTCATTCTGTGTCAGCTATACCATGAGTTAACTCCACAGTTCATAGTTTTCAATTCCTGTCATTTGATGCATGAATATATATAGctgcatgcccccccccccccccccccctaattAAATCAGGCTTCTTCATTCCTTTCATGATGTTTAATTGTTCTTCAAAAGCTCTAACTGCTCTGGCATTCACTACATTAAGTTATTGCGGCATGGCTTGCACGCATATACCATACTGCAGAAAGAACGATGTGAGGAAGGTGGTCTGCATCCCGGCGCCACCGGTGATGAGCAACCGGgcaggagggggaggggaggtgATTCCATCTGATCTATGGGCATGGAGAAAGTATGGCCAGAAACCCATCAAGGGCTCTCCTTATCCAAGGTACTATTGTTTTCATGATCCAGTTGTAGTTTATAATTAACACCTGATGTCTTAGTTTGGTGCTGTATCCGAATAAGTACATGCCTCACATTAATTACTCTCGTTTGGTTTTTTCAGTAGGTTGTTCCAATTAGGTCGACTGGTCGTATAAATTTGAACGAGCTTACTGTTTTGCTGTCAACTCAAATTTCGCTAAGTTTTCCACATTTGATCGACATGGAAATTTATGATTTGACCAAAGGAAAAACAGCGACATCTCAGCATCTTCCTTGTGGATTGGACGGAAAACACAATATTAAAACTGGTGTTTGTTGCGTTTACTCATCGTTAGTGTTTGTTGCAGCGTTTCAATGTTAGGAAAGGGATGTTAAGGAACATGTGGATGATTTGGGTCGGTGGGATACATGGATGGACCTACTATGATATGGTGAACAAGGTAAAAGCTGAGGCGGAGAGTAGCACGCAATGCTACACCCTCTGCCAATTTCTTCACTAAGGCGAGGGTGGAATTGCACGTTCAGAGTGCGAGGGAAAGTTAAAAATGGTGTAAGATGGGTTGGGGTTGCACCAAGAGTGCGAGGGAAAGTTAAAAATGGTGTAACATGTTGGATACTACTTCCTAGCCGTCCGGTTAGAGAGCCAGCGAGACGGAGCAATAGAGTGTGTGGAAGTGTGACGTAGGGCGTGTGTATAAATTGACTTTTAATTTGTGGGAGGTGGGTCTTGTCGCTGCAAAACATATCAACCAGGGAAGTCATTTATCAATAATATAAATTGTTATGTTGTGATCCAAATTCAAGTATAAAGAGAAAGGCTAACTTCTAACGAGCGAGCGGAGCGAGGACCGTCGTCGGTAGGCTTGGGCCGAAGTGGTACAGATCAGTTTTGATCTAGATCACCTGTGTTATATATATCCTTTGTAAGCCACCACACGGGATAAGTTGATCAGTTGTAATCCCCGGCATTTGTAACCTCCCCCGACATAGTGAAGATTTGCTGGCTGGCGCCCGTGGTTTTTCCCCCTTCATGTTGGAGGGGTTGTCCACGTTAAATCTCGTGTCCCCTGATTGATTTTCGTTCTTCGCCGTGTTGATTTGCCTGTCGTATCTCTAAGATAAGTTATAGAATATAAATGATAAATGACAAATTGAGATTGGTGCCATTTACCTGGAACAAGCAGGTTTGGCTCTTTATTCAAACCCAACAAGTATGTACAAAGAAAATAAGGTTACCTATAGGCCAAATATTTGTTGTATAAATTCTATCAAAAAATCAACTATTCCTAAGTTTGACCAAATATATGGAAACAACTATTAACAACTATAATAATTGAATAAGTACATTATGAAAATATATCTAATGGTGCATATACTGATATTGATTTGTTATTATTTATCTTCATGTTTTTGTATATTTGCTTGGTCAAACTTAGAAATCATTGACTTTTTGAGTCGGTTTATATGCCATCTTTGACATTCTGTTCTCGAAATCAATAATCTATTTCATAATTCAACAAGGCATTGTTTATATTCAAATATTGGTCAGTTCATGAGTTGTTTCATTATGCAATCGGCTCTAACCACGGGATGATGACATTCTAAAATAGTACGTGCATCATTTTATAAAAACAATTACCCAAATATTTAAGACAATATTTTTTATTAACATTCTCAATGTTTGAACTAAGACATGTCCAAAACGTCTAAACTGCAGGGGTAATTAACTGAAGAACCAAAACACAATCATTCTACACACATATATACAATTAAACATATTTGTATGTATTCATGTCTCCCTTTTGGCTGGTGAATTACTGAATTGTGTGGCTATCTATTTCTAGCTGTTGATTTCTTTATCTGGGTAGTTGCACATTTTGCCTTAGCTAATAGCTGTGAAATTGTGCATCTGTCACCTGCACACGACCACACCAAATTAAATTTAAACACAGGACTTGTCTTCTTTTTTTTTGCGGTAACGCACACAAAAGGACAGTTTGCAGCTTAAGGATTATGCTGTGTAATTAACTTAATCCACTTAGAAATCAATTCTTAAGTAAAGGGAAAAAAATAACGCATACGTGTTAATAAGTATACAATGACGATGGaatatttttggtgcatgcatGCAGGGGTTACTACAGATGCAGCAGCTCCAAGGGGTGCCTAGCCCGGAAGCAGGTGGAGCGCAGCCGCAGCGACCCCAACATGCTGGTTATCACCTACACGGCGGAGCACAACCACCCATGGCCAATGCAGCGCAACGTTCTTGCTGGATACGCTCGTGCTCACACGCACGCCGCTGCCAAGAAGCAGCAGAAGATCAGCAGCAGTAGCTCCGCTGATAATGCCGCGAGCTCGTCCTCCATCAACAGTTTCCACGTCGAGCAGATCAATCCGATCTGCGGCGACCAGCTGCCCGTCAGTTGCAAGATGCCGGATAGCACGGCCACTGCCGGAGATGGTGGTGGCCTGTTGTTTGAAGGCATCCAGCCTGACGAGGTCTTTGCAGAGCTGGAGGAGTTGGAGACTCATAATAATCCCGTGATGACAAGTGCAAACGTCTACGGATCCAGGGGGGTAAGTAGTAACTACGAGTGGCACAAATTCTAATCACGATGCTTCTAGCTAATCAATCGATCAGGGCGGCTGTGATACATATATGCATGCTCGACTAAGAAGATCATACATATCTTAAAACGCATGTTTTTTTCCTTTATTTGTACAACAGGATAACTAATATATTTGTTTCCGCCAATATATGATGATAAAACTAAGAGTGTACATATCCGTATATTTACGAGGTAATTAATCATGAGAAATATCTGCATGTGTCATGTGCCTACTCCTATCGCTAACAAAGTTTCCATATTATTAATTGATAGTATTACAAATGCATAGTAACTACtttctccattcctaaatataagcttTTTTTTTTAGATTTCAATACAGATtacatatgaagcaaaatgagtgaatctacactctaaaatgtgttTGTATAAATCCGTATGTAGTCTGTATCGAATActctaaaaggtcttatatttagaaacaaaaGGAGTACTATTTAAGTATTAGATCTAGTAATACACATTTGATGTTGTggatgctactccctccgtcccaactAAACCAAGTCACTTATTTTAGGACTGAGGGAGCAGTAATTATTTCTTTATGGAGGATCTAGCTTACAACAAGATGAAAAAAGGCTTAGTTTCTGGACCTGTGTGCATATATTCATGATCCGAAGTGAAATGGTTGAGTGGCCTAAATTTTGGGAGGATGTACGTTGGCCTGACTGCCTTTTTAATATGTGCGTGGATCAATTCCGTTCAGTTCTTCTAGTTATTTTACTCTAATAATATAATCAATCTCATCATATTATTTTAAATGTAGAAAATACTGATCTTCATAATTTTCAAGTTTTACTGAATGCATAAAATTGTTCATGTAGTTAAAATTCTTGTACTGTTATGGTTTATTTCTATAATTGTATAGTGTGCATGTACTTTAATAATAATAACACTTAACTTTAGAGTGTGCACTAATATAGTCATAATCTCTTTTTTCCTATTTGATACATCTTAGCACAATGTTGCAGAAAATTCCGTAGGaatataattaattaattaactctATCAAGTGACGATCTCACTTATTATATGCCTGTATGAGTCAAATATTGTCTTATTCCTTCGAAAACATCATATGGTGAAGTACTATGTAAGCTAGCCATCATTGGAGCAAGATATCGCCGTTGCTAGCAAAATATAATTTTGCACTCAAACGAGACTAAAATAAGGTAAACAACATTGGTTAACCACTTAAACTCAGTCTATTATCAAATGCTGGCAAATCTACCTATATTAGTATTAAATAGAATTTCCTTATATATTTATTGGTCAACTATTAAACCACAATGATGCTTGTTGAGCTTAATGTTCAAAATCTCACCCATAAATAAATAGTCTAAGGGTCAGTTTTGAAGAGAGAAATAGTAATGACATCTTTGTACCGAGTGTCGGCGGGGGCATATAGGGTGCACTAGCACATCAAGGTGTGCTATTGTACTAAGCCCTTTGTTACAAATTTACTATGGATTGAATATTTTCAAGGAAATACAAAAACACACATACATTATGTATACTAGAGATGATACACGTGCGTTGCAGCGGCAATTGGATGCAGTAATTTCTATGAGATTTGGTGGTAGCAACTCTAGTATTCTAATTACAATCTGAGAATTAAAACTCAAGCACATGTAGTTTAATATATTTGATTATTTTATAGTTGTAGAAAATTTATTTAATATAAGTAACATGCATGATGCATGTTAAGATGTATCTTTTCCCATGCATAGTGGCGTAATGAGTTTGCATAGTTGCATGTTCAGAGAATTAAATTTAGTGGGGCATGCATGCATGGTGGCATGATGATTTTGCATAGTTGCATGTCAAGATAATTGAGTTAGTGGGGATCGACTATTTAGGTATATATATGATACCATGCTAGAAAAAATATATGCAAATTCAATTCATAatttaaaaatacaaaaataatttTTGATGTGAATAGTACCATTAGATACTATTCAGTTCAGTTATAAATATGATGCTATACACGCCATGTATGGTCTGATTGCGTATGAAATTGTGAATCGAAATAAGACTTGGAATCTTGTAGGATGGTAAGTGCACATATGCATCATTTATATGTTCTGATTTTTTAATCGGAAGTTTTAGCTATGAATCTTAACCTAGTGAACCGCCAATATATCTCAAATGTTCTGGTGCTCGAAGTGTTGGCCAGCTTTCAAGATGCATGATATGTGCTTTGAGTTCCCATGCATTTTGTAGAGGCAATGACAAAAGTTGGAGATAAATAATCCTTGAGCTGAAAACTGGTCTTGTATTATTCCGTGATCTCGAAGGAGCCATTTCTTTTTTGGTTTTTATTCTGGGTTTATGCATGGAAATTCGACAACACACATACAATATGTATGTAACTTGTTGCCAATACATAACtcaagaaacaaagaaaacaaaattcTGTTTTGAATAGTATCATTATGATAATATTCAATATAGTTTTGAATGTGATACTATTTACAGTCTGTTTTGTCTTGTTGTGTATCAATTCGTGAATCTAATTAGGACTCGAAATATTGTAGGATGGCACATATGCATCATTTGTATGTCCCATTTAAAAAATTCAGAACTTCTAGATATTGATTTTTACCTAGTGAACCGTCAGTACATCTCAAATGGTTTAGTGCGCCGAGTGTAGACCAGCTTTAGAGATGCATTTTCACGGGGCAATAAAAAGTTAGGGATGAATAATCCTTCAGCTACAAACTAGGCTTGTAGTGTACAACAATTTGGGGAGCCATTGCTTGCTCTTTTCTTTTTGGGGTTGTTGCGTGCAAATGCATCCTGCGTGAGAGGACGACAGAGTCAAATCCATCATAGACATGTGTACAGTTATCAAATGTTGACATTTCTGAGCAAGCATCTCACaaaacgatggcattttttagcgGTTGTAATTTTTAATGGCAAAATTAAGTAGTGggacacaactagtggcataaattaTAAAAACCCTATTATTAaagagtaaatagcataaaactactagtttacaggctatggttccaaaaaactaccactttttaaTTTTTCTCAGAAACCTGCCAGTCGCGCGGTCCGCTGTTTGAAAAAACCCAAAATCTTCGTTGTTAAGAAATTAAACAGGTTTATGATAGGTCGGCCCGCACCTAAACAATCCGTGAGTTGACCGTTTTGTTTGACCgttaactgacatgtgggtcccacatgGCAGTGTCTATAAACTTTTCAAAAATGCCATCAGGTCCCTGCAAAACTTTTCAAAACGCAATCGGGTCCCTGCAAACTTTTAAAAAAAGCAATTGGGTCCCTCCCCGTGGCCGTGCGCCAGCAGCCGGCGTGAGGCGGCGGTGGTGCTCGCCGGTCAGTAGGTGGCCGGTGACATCCTGGTCCTGGCGCACCCGACGACGTCCTGCTGCTGCTGGCTCCACTCCCGGCTTGTCATCGACCTCCCGTGCGAGGTGGTGTTGGTGGCGGCGCACGGGGTGAAGTCGCACGGCAGCTTGGTCCGGCCGGCAGGCCCCCCACCGCCGGTGTTGGCGCGGCGGAAGCGGGCGCCCTCGATGAGCACGCGCTGGGCGGAGCTGAGGAGCGCGCCGTTGAGGTGGTCAAGGACGCTGGCGGTGGTGGGGTACAGGAAGGGCGACCCCGGCGCGTTGCAGTAGGCGTTGAGCAGCGCCGCCGTGGCCTCCCGGAGCAGCGTCCGGTAGGGGTCGCCGCGGCCGTCGTCCCTCGTCCATGTCCACAGGGAGGCGGCTCGAGGCGCTCGTCCATGGAGCAGGGAGAGAAGGAGAGAGGAGGGCTGGAGGTGTGGGTGCCCCCCGGGATGCCGCGGCAGATCCCGCCGGACTCGGGCGCGACCACAATAAATTAACGGTCAAACAAAACGGTCAACTAACGGATTGTTTAGGTGCGGGCCCGACCTGTCATAAACCTGTTTAATTTTTTAACAATgaagattttgggttttttgaaacagcgcACCGCGCGACTGGTAGGTTTCTGAGAAAAAttaaaaagtggtagttttttggaaccatagcctgtaaactagtagttttatgctatttactcatTATTAAATATCATGTGCCTTGCATATTTATTTTCAAATGTTTGAACATAATGATATTTTTTGACCTTCTCGCTCAAAATCTCATCCATACATCAATAGTATATATAAGCTTTTCAGTTCTCAAGAGAGAAATAGCAATGACATCTTTTTGTCGAGCGTCTGCGAGGACATATAGCACCTCGAGGTGTACTAGTGTACTAAGCCCTATGTTTCAAATTTGATATGGATTGCAAAATCTCAAGGAAATTCGGTAACACTCATACAATATTTATATACCACCTTACAAAATTTTAAGGTCCAAATTCAATACATAACTCAAGAAGCAAAAAACAAATCTGATGTGAATAGTACCATTATGATACTATTCAATTCAGTTTTGAGTTACTATTCAGTTCAGTATTGAACGTGACACTATTCACGACCTGTTTTTTCTTGCTGCCTATCAATTTGTGAATCTAGTTAAGACTGGGAATCTTGTAGGATGGTACATATCCATCATCTATATGTCACATTTTAAAAAAACCAAAACTTCAAAATCTTGTTTTTCCTTTACCTAGTGAACCCCAGTACATCTCAAATGGTCTAGTACGCCGAGTGTCCG
This genomic window contains:
- the LOC109762732 gene encoding probable WRKY transcription factor 14 isoform X2, with product MDMEEQANAAATAAREGDLADVVARANAMAYSTGARRQAPPPPPSAAARVMIPYEEERQRRPANVACGGGEVTFEAPPSTVVVDPYLLAAAGGYGLPQQHQHQHQQLLAFQISEHACCAAADSDDPMRISPPPPQPAPHHQMITRKNDVRKVVCIPAPPVMSNRAGGGGEVIPSDLWAWRKYGQKPIKGSPYPRGYYRCSSSKGCLARKQVERSRSDPNMLVITYTAEHNHPWPMQRNVLAGYARAHTHAAAKKQQKISSSSSADNAASSSSINSFHVEQINPICGDQLPVSCKMPDSTATAGDGGGLLFEGIQPDEVFAELEELETHNNPVMTSANVYGSRGVSSNYEWHKF
- the LOC109762732 gene encoding probable WRKY transcription factor 14 isoform X1; its protein translation is MDMEEQANAAATAAREGDLADVVARANAMAYSTGARRQAPPPPPSAAARVMIPYEEERQRRPANVACGGGEVTFEAPPSTVVVDPYLLAAAGGYGLPQQHQHQHQQLLAFQISEHACCAAADSDDPMRISPPPPQPAPHHQMITSYCGMACTHIPYCRKNDVRKVVCIPAPPVMSNRAGGGGEVIPSDLWAWRKYGQKPIKGSPYPRGYYRCSSSKGCLARKQVERSRSDPNMLVITYTAEHNHPWPMQRNVLAGYARAHTHAAAKKQQKISSSSSADNAASSSSINSFHVEQINPICGDQLPVSCKMPDSTATAGDGGGLLFEGIQPDEVFAELEELETHNNPVMTSANVYGSRGVSSNYEWHKF